The window ATAGGAGATAGGAAAGGATATAGGATAGGAGATGGGATAGGATAGGAGATAGGAGATAGGAGATAGGATGGAGCAGAGCGGTGCAGAATAGAAGTGAACAAACCTGAACAGAACTGaaaagaatataataaagcagGAAAACCCCGAGGGAAAGTTTGAACGCAGAGAGTAAGAACGCAGGATcacataggtgtgtgtgtgtgtgtgtgtgtgtgtgtgtgtgtgtgtgtgtgtgcacgtatgcatgcgtgtgttcgAGGTTAATTACACTTGTAGAAACATCCTTTTCGCAAGTTGATTAGTCGCTTAGCAACAGTGGCTGCTGCTCCTGGATCAGTCTGATAAACAGCCACACgcttactgtatgtgtgtgtgtgtgtgtgtgtgtgtgtgtgtgtgtgtgtgtgtgtgtatacaattTACAATTCAGGCGTTGTTAGTCACTCTTAATAAGAGCGAGTGACTAAGTGTAACAGTAGCATTAAGTCGGCATCCCATAATCCTCAGCAGCCTGTTAATGAACAACTGCAGAGTGACAATACTGAGAAAGATAAAGAAGGACGCAGGATTTTAGTCAGTGTGTAgttatatgtttgtgtttaagtgtgtatttgtgtgtgtgtgtgtgtgtatgtgtgtttcaatATAGTGTCGATGTCGGGCGAAACCTTGTATCTGCAACATGTcaacttatttttttccacttattttatatttgtgaaaatgttcatcacaaataacatttttatgaAGAAACTGTATAAGAAACCGTGTTTTCACATAAAGAAACTCTTCCTcacatcaaaataaagaaaaagtaaaacGTAAAACCAAATTGAAAGGCGAATaaatagacaaaacaaaacacacggAGATTTCAAACAATTGAAAGtcataaaaaagacaataaaagacagaaaatgtcaACTATTTAGGAACAAAGCTTTGTTTCACTTTATTAGAGTCTCTACACTGCTGTTAaccattactgtgtgtgtgtgtgtgtgtgtgtgtgtgtgtgtgtgtgtgtgtgtagaagtggCAGTGTGTGGAGGACGCCACAGGAAAGCTGCGGCTCTTCAAATGTAAGAGCGAAGGCGGAGGAGCGAAGAACCCGCAGAGGGGCGTGGCCACTCGGCAGCGTCCAATCAGCATCAAGTCTCAGCTGTACCAGCGCAGCTCCGAGGCGTGCGACTGCGACCTCCGACCTCTGGACCTGCGGCCCTCCGTGATGCGTCCCTTCAACAAGAAACCTTTCTTCCCCAAGaagagtgagtgagcaggtcaacacacactcatgcaaatCTAATGCTGGGAAGAGCTAATTAgttacagttaaaaaaaataataattttggcTATAATTTACAGTATAGATTAGATAGTATTTGCGGTTTAATGCTTCATGGTCTCAATTAAATGGCTGCTAAATTACCGCTAATTAACTTCTAATTAAATGGTTCCAAATTGGACAGTAGCCCATAATTCATTGCTACATCGCCATTTAAGACCAAGTGAGCTGAGCAAGGATTGACTCTCCTGTCACaagacttctgattggctgagctgactacaggctagtgttacatcgCTTCTGATTGGCGGAGGAAattacagtctagtgttacattacttctgattggctagcTGACTACAAGCTAGTGTtgcatcacttctgattggctgagctgactacagtctagtgttacatcacttctgattggctagcTGACTACAAGCTAGTGTtgcatcacttctgattggctgagctgactacagtctagtgttacatcacttctgattgggtagctgactacagtctagtgttatatcacttctgattggctgagctgactacaggttagtgttacatcacttctgattggctgagctgactacaagctAGTGTtgcatcacttctgattgggtaGCTGACTACAAGCTAGTGTTGCATCGCTTCTGATTGGGTAGCTGACTACAAGCTAGTGTTGCAtcgcttctgattggctgagctgactacaggttagtgttacatcacttctgattggctacaGACGACAGACTCTTGGCTCCGGGTGTTTTGATACTGGAACATGGTTGTATTCCTGTTCCAGTATCAAACATCAGTTCCAGTATCTCACTGGAACTGATGTTTTCCAGCTGTTTTCTGAGGAAcggtctgctggctctctgtctgtttgctgGTTTGAGTCTGACCTCTAGAGGCTGAGAGGAGAACTGCATCCTCTACATGATGAAGATCAGAGAGGATGTCTAAGCTTCTTTTTCTCGTTGTTTTCAATGGGAAGGGCAAACTGGGAGAAAAGATCAACTCTATCTGAACAGTTGGGGAAACTACTGAATGTTAGCTGAGATGTTGAAATACCATTTGAATACAAGCTAACTGTCCTGCTGTGTGTAAGAACCTCAgtaaaaaacagaatttcaacttttttccGAATCCAgttttctaattccctctgtgtgcgtgtgtgtgtgtgtgtgtgtgtgtgtgtgtgtgtcagagttcAAAGCCCTGAAGAGCTACTCCAGGAACCGCTACAGCCGCTCCATATCCAATACCACCAGTTACCCCGGCAACCTCAGCCTGGTGGGCGGGGCCTGGGGCAAGCCAATAAGAGACGAGTCTGAGGACGACTTCAGCGGGATGGGAGGAGTTCCCAACGCCCTGGCCCTGCCCAACTCCATCAAAGTCACAcacaggtcagtgtgtgtgtgtgtgtgtgtgtgtgtgtgtgaacagacatgagaataaaaaacaatcagATTGTTTAGCCACAACTACTTGTTGTATAATTCACTTTGAATTATTATAAATCACTTTGCAAATAGATTTTCTTCACATTCTGAAAATCTTCAAAATccaaatattgaaaaatgtgtgtgtgtgtgtgtgtgtgtgtgtgtgtgttactgtaggTGTTCCATCCTAGCCAATGAAACAGTGAAGTGTGACACAGGTGTTTACCAGTCTCTACAGGCCTGGAAGGACCACAAGCTGCACATAGACCACGAGGTAACACcacaacattaacattaacattaacattaacattaacacaacacaacacaacacactagctaactaactgactgactagtttacctctgactgactgatgtttCTCTTATCCAATCAGATTGAGACGCTGCAGACAAAGATAAAGAAcctgagagaggtcagaggtcacctgaAGAAGGCCCGCCCACTGGAGTGCGACTGTAATAAATACCtgtaagaaacacacacacacacacacacacacacacacactcacactcacactcacacacacggcATGTGGTCTGACACAACACTCTTGTCTTCATGTGTTCAGGTACAAGTCTAAAGTGAAGAGTAAGCTGAGGTACCGAGGAGGCGGGCTGCATCCCTTCAGGTGAGGCAGCCGGGCAGGAAGTGACCCGGGTCATGTGACCAGGCTGGGGTTTACTAACCTGAGGGGGAATTTTCTAAATGAACCgctaatttcaaaataaaactgagGTGTTGTACGTGAGCACTTaatgttttaaagctgcaacttTCTCCTTGAAAACatcccaacatcattgaaaagccagtTCAGCAGAGGACTTAGGCCTGAatacacagactgataataGAATATATATCCTAAAGagagctaacatgctaatgttgactagaagagctagagagagaagtacagtctgtgatgaagctacgttagcctcgtcgctaacgttagcttccagttgagttctgacagtttgctaacagactcatctgctcagttctcacagtgtgacagactttacaccttaatgtccagactgtgttgtcgccatagcaactaacacttaaaattccacaatcaCCATTACCATGGTAATCAATGGAAGGACTGTTCTATCTAttcaagagacaaaaaaaaatcaaaaaacaatCCCACACGCTACTAGGCTATTTTCGAAATGTAGCAACAAAATGCCATCTTTCTATATGTATTGATAatttgtctgctgtgtgtgtgtgtgtgtgtgtgtgtgtgtgtgtgtgtgtgtgtgtgtgtgtgtgtgtgtgcaggaaggGCGGGGTTCGGGATAAGAAGGCGTGGCTGCTGAaggagcagaagaggaggaagaagatgaggaagatgatgaagaggatcAGGAACAACGACACGTGCTCGATGCCCGGCCTCACCTGCTTCACACACGACAACCAGCACTGGCACACACCGCCCTACTGGACctgtacgacacacacacacacacacacacacacacacacacacaccgccctaCTGGACctgtacgacacacacacacacacacacacacacacacacacacacacacctggacatGTAACACACACTAAAACCAAGCTTAGACCAACATCTAGGTTTGCCAATATGTCTTTTATcaaactgatctgatctgatgatatgatgcagtttgattgattatatatttattatagaatagatcaatactacactggttgaccttaactgattctaatgagacatttggatcagattccacacaagtatggatgaacatgtttcatattgttattattgttagtagtagtactagtggtagtagtagtagtagtagtagtagtagtagtagtagtagtagtagtagtagtagtagtagtaattgtagtagtagtagaagtagtagtagtagtagtagtagaagtaatagtagtagtagtagtagtagtagtagtaattgtagtagtagtagtagtagtaattgtagtagtagaagtaatagtagtagtagtagtagtagtagtaattgtagtagtagtagtagtagtaattgtagtagtagaagtaatagtagtagtagtagtagtagtaattgtagtagtagtagtagtagtagtaagtgtagtagtagaagtaatagt of the Centroberyx gerrardi isolate f3 unplaced genomic scaffold, fCenGer3.hap1.cur.20231027 Scaffold_197, whole genome shotgun sequence genome contains:
- the LOC139924399 gene encoding extracellular sulfatase Sulf-2-like, coding for TPSYNYAPNPDKHWIMRYTGAMKPIHMEFTNLLQRKRLQTLLSVDDSVEKLYNMLLETGELENTYIIYTADHGYHIGQFGLVKGKSMPYEFDIRVPFYIRGPNVEQGSINPHIVLNIDLAPTILDIAGLDTPPDMDGKSILSLLDTDRPVNRFQVNKKSKLWRDSFLVERGKLLHQRVEGKEVSQEENFLPKHQRVKDLCQRAEYQTPCQQTGQKWQCVEDATGKLRLFKCKSEGGGAKNPQRGVATRQRPISIKSQLYQRSSEACDCDLRPLDLRPSVMRPFNKKPFFPKKKFKALKSYSRNRYSRSISNTTSYPGNLSLVGGAWGKPIRDESEDDFSGMGGVPNALALPNSIKVTHRCSILANETVKCDTGVYQSLQAWKDHKLHIDHEIETLQTKIKNLREVRGHLKKARPLECDCNKYLYKSKVKSKLRYRGGGLHPFRKGGVRDKKAWLLKEQKRRKKMRKMMKRIRNNDTCSMPGLTCFTHDNQHWHTPPYWT